The Halobellus litoreus nucleotide sequence GAAACAGCGGCCCGAATCGCCCCACTCGACGACCGGTCACAAACCGACCACGATGATGGCGGTCGTCTACTCGGAATACGGAGGCCCTGAGGTGCTCCGAGTGGACGAGGTGGAACTGCCCACGCCGGGCGACGATGATGTCCTGGTTCGCGTGATGGCTCGATCCGTTAACGCTGGTGACTGGCACCTGCTACGCGGAACGCCGTTCCTCGTCCGCCTCGTGTACGGCGGCTACCGCAAACCGAAGTTCCCCATCCTGGGCGTCGACGTCGTGGGACGGGTCGAAGCAGTCGGCAAGAACGTCGCTGACTTCCAGTCGGGTGACGAAGTCGTCGCCGATCTCTCCAAGAACGGGTTTGGCGGGTTCGCAGAGTACGTCAGTGTCCCGGCCAGCGCTATCGTACACAAGCCGGCCCCGGTCTCGTTCGAAGCGGCAGCGGCGACCCCAACTGCAGGTGTTGCCGCCCTACAGGCGCTCCGGGGTGTCGGGAAGCTCCAATCGGGTGAAGCCGTCCTCGTCAACGGTGCGTCGGGAGGTGTGGGAACCTTCGCCGTGCAGATCGCCAAGTTCCTCGGCGCAGAGGTCACAGCGGTGTGTAGCACAGCGAAGATGAAGACTGTCCGCGCTATCGGGGCGGACCACGTCATCGATTACACGCAGGAGGATGTCACCGAACGCGAGGCAGAATACGACCTCATCCTGGACGCGGCAGGGACCCATTCAATGCGAGCGTACGCACGCGTCCTTCGCCCGACGGGACGGTACGTCTTCGTTGGAGGACCCACGCGACGATTCGTGACCGCACTCCTCGCGGGCCCAATGCTCTCTATGACGGGCGAACAACGGTTCCGTACCTTCATGCTCAACCCCGCCCAGGACGATTTAGCATTCGTGATGGGGCTCCTCGAATCCGGTGATGTTGAGCCCGTTATCGACCGACAGTATCACTTGGACGAGATACCAGCAGCCATTCAGTATCTTGAAGCAGGTCGTGCTACTGGTAAAGTCGTCATCGTGTAGAAATTCGAGATATACGTAATAATTATCTCTGATGAGTTCGGAAATGAAACCGACTAGGAGAGCCGTTTAGATGCCAACAGAAACCGAGGTTGACAAACCCCTGAACCTCAGAGTCGATTACTGCATTGCGTGCATACAGAGCGCACGTCAGCTACTGTCGCTATGGCTTATCCGTTGAGCGATACCGGGTTCGTCAGCCTGAAAGCGGTCGCGCTTCTGTTCCTCCAGTCAGTTGTTCTCGGCCGAAGTAGCGGCCGTCTGGTGCCAATTCGTGAGGGCCAACCGGTCGCCTACTGTCGGTTGGTCTTCAGGCTGCTTCGACCGCCTCGCCTATTCGCTCCTCAACGAACACAGCGAACTCACCGGCAAACGACGCGACCGATTCCCAGTCGGTGAGTTCGGCGTCTCCTGCCTCATCCATCTCGAATTCCTGGTTTCTCACGATGAATTTCAGCAGCGCTCGCTTGAGAAAGCCGTACTCTGAGAAGCGTAGCGCGCCGCCGAAGAGAGCGATTCTGTCGGGCTGCCAGTTCGTGTCGTCGATAAACTTGTCGAGATATCCCGTCGCCTCCGCGAGCCCCTCTTCATTCTTCGCTCCGGACGCACCGGAGACTTGGAAGAATCCGTTCGGCTTTCTCACCAGTACGTCGCGGTTCGTTTTGACCCACCTCCGAACTGACTTCTGTTGTCTCCCATAGTGGACTGACGCGCCGACCAAGACGGCGTCAAACTCGTCGAGATTGAGTTCGGAATCGATATCTATGACGTTCACCGTCGTCGCCTCGTGGCCGCGGGCTCTGAATTCCGCCGTGATGCTGTCGGCTATCTTCGCGGTCTGTCCCTCGCCAGTTCCAAACACAGTAATGATAGTGGCCATACCTGCAATAACGTCGTCATCAATCAAATACTAGCTCCAGATTCTCGTGGCCAAACAACCTGTCACTGATGCTCTACGCTGCGTAATTATTCTGATTTTTTATCGAGCGGAACTCTACAGTGGATCCTCTCACTCACTTCATCCTCTGTACGCAGCAGTAGCTCGACAAAATACTCGGAGTCTGCCAGGAGGACGCGACCGACTCAGCACGCGTACTACACGACCATTCCCGGTGAGCAAAGCCGTGACCTCGTCCGTAATAGTGAGGAAATGGGACACGAGAAAAGAGAGTTCGTAAGAAACGGGTACCTCCGAAAGACCACATCACAGCCGCCGCTTGTTGTTCCCATCGTATGCTCGGAGGTCCTGCGCCGCGAGTTTGACCGTTCGCTCGATCCGCTTTTGCCTGGTCTCGTCCGTCTTAGCCTCCTCGACGGCCGCGATGAAAGCATACTGGTCCGTATTCGAGAAGTTCTGGAAGTTCTCCCAGGCGGTTTCGTCCGCACACAGCGCTGCCTCAAGTTCGGCCGGGACTTTGTGGTCGTCCCCGAGGCGATAGGCAGCCGCCCAC carries:
- a CDS encoding NAD(P)-dependent alcohol dehydrogenase, which translates into the protein MTTAKQRPESPHSTTGHKPTTMMAVVYSEYGGPEVLRVDEVELPTPGDDDVLVRVMARSVNAGDWHLLRGTPFLVRLVYGGYRKPKFPILGVDVVGRVEAVGKNVADFQSGDEVVADLSKNGFGGFAEYVSVPASAIVHKPAPVSFEAAAATPTAGVAALQALRGVGKLQSGEAVLVNGASGGVGTFAVQIAKFLGAEVTAVCSTAKMKTVRAIGADHVIDYTQEDVTEREAEYDLILDAAGTHSMRAYARVLRPTGRYVFVGGPTRRFVTALLAGPMLSMTGEQRFRTFMLNPAQDDLAFVMGLLESGDVEPVIDRQYHLDEIPAAIQYLEAGRATGKVVIV
- a CDS encoding flavodoxin domain-containing protein codes for the protein MATIITVFGTGEGQTAKIADSITAEFRARGHEATTVNVIDIDSELNLDEFDAVLVGASVHYGRQQKSVRRWVKTNRDVLVRKPNGFFQVSGASGAKNEEGLAEATGYLDKFIDDTNWQPDRIALFGGALRFSEYGFLKRALLKFIVRNQEFEMDEAGDAELTDWESVASFAGEFAVFVEERIGEAVEAA